The sequence below is a genomic window from Thioclava nitratireducens.
GTGATCTCCAGCTATGTCTTGAGCCCAGAGGGAGAGAGACTACATGCGCAACGACCCGTTATTCTACATCGTCGCCGTGGCAAGTCTGGCGGTTCTGGTGATCTTGATGATCGGCATCGCGGGCTTCGGACGCGGGGGCGATTTCAACAAGAAACATGCCAACAAGCTGATGCGGTTGCGCATTGCCGCCCAGGCGGTCGCGATCGCGCTGATCCTGTTGTTCGTTTATCTCAGAAAGGGTGGCTGATGGTCGTTCTCAATCGCATCTACACGCGCACCGGCGACGCCGGGGAAACCGCGCTCTCGAACGGGGTGCGCGTCGCCAAACATTCCGCGCGCGTGACCGCCTATGGCACGGTGGACGAGCTGAACGCGACCGTGGGTATCGCGCGCCTGCATGCCGACGAGGCGCTGCAAAAGCAGCTTTCCGTGATCCAGAACGACCTCTTCGATCTGGGCGCCGATCTGGCGCGCCCGGACATGGAACATGACGACGAGGCGGGCTACCCGGTCCTGCGCATGGTCGAGTCCCAGGTGACCCGGCTCGAGACCGAGATCGACGCGATGAACAAGAAGCTCGAGCCGCTGCGCAGCTTCATCCTGCCGGGCGGCACGGCGCTCGCGGCGCACCTTCACATGTCGCGCACCGTCGCGCGTCGTGCCGAGCGCGAAGCCGTGTCCCTCGCCGCGATCGAAGGCGTCAACGAATGGGCAGTGAAATATCTAAACCGCCTGTCCGACTGGTTCTTCGTCGCAGCCCGGATCGCGAATGACGATGGCAAGGATGATGTGTTATGGGTTCCCGGAGCGAACCGCTAACGAAGTCAGTGGCGGAGCTTCCAGAAACCACCGGCGAAGGGAAGAGGCAGCCGCTAGGCGCCCTCAAAGGAAGCTCTGCGGATCGATATCGACTGCGAGCCGCACATTCGTCGGCAGCTTCAGCCCCTTGAGCCAAGCCTTGAGCGCGCCCTGCAGCGGCGCGCTTTTCTCTGCCTTCACCAGCATCCGCACCCGATGCCGCCCGCGCACCCGCGCGATCGGCGCAGGCGCGGGCCCGAAGACCTGCGCGCCGATCCGGCGCAGCGCGGCGTCGTTGCGCGCCAGGTGATTGCCGATCTCGAAAAGCGGCTGCAGGTCCGGCCCCGACAGGATGATCCCGGCCATCCGCCCGTAAGGCGGTACGCCCTGCGCCTGCCGCGCGGCCGCCTCCTGCGCCCAGAACGCCTCCTCGTCGCCACCCAGAATCGCCCGGATCACCGGGTGCTCGGGCTGATAGGTCTGCAACAGCGCCGCGCCCTTCTCCTCGGCGCGGCCCGCCCGGCCCGCCACCTGCCGCATCAGTTGGAATGTCTTCTCCGCCGCGCGCAGGTCCGAGCCTTGCAGGCCCAGATCGGCGTCGATCACGCCCACCAAGGTCAGCCGTGGGAAGTTATGCCCCTTCGCCACGATCTGGGTGCCGATGATGATATCCGCCTCGCCCTGTGCGATCTCGGCGATCTTCTCCTTCAGCGCGCGGGCTGAACCGAACAGGTCGGAAGACAGCACCGCCAGGCGCGCGTCGGGGAAGCGCTCCGCAACCTCCTCGGCCAGCCGCTCGACCCCCGGCCCGACCGGCGCGAGCTTCCCTTCCACTTCGCAACTCGGGCATTTCACCGGGATCGGCTTCGTCTCGCCGCATTGGTGGCAGACGAGGCGCTTCAGGAAACGGTGCTCGACCATCCGCGCGTCGCAATGATCGCAGCCGATCTGATGCCCGCAGGCCCGACAGATCGTGACCGGCGCATAGCCGCGACGGTTGAGAAACAGCATCGCCTGCTGCCCCTCGGCCACCCGCGCCAGCACCTCCTTCACCAGCGTCGGCCCGATCCAATGCGCGCTCTCGATCGCCTCGTCACGCATGTCGATCGTGCCCATCTCGGGCAGTTCCGCCGTGCCGAACCGTGCGCCCAGATCAAGCCGCTGATACTTCCCCGCCTCCGCGTTCGCCCATGTCTCGAGACTGGGCGTCGCCGAGGCCAGCACCACCTGCGCCGAACAACCCGAGGCGCGCAGCACCGCCATGTCGCGCGCATTATAGAGAACGCCCTCCTCCTGCTTGTAGGAGCTGTCATGCTCCTCATCGACGACGATCAGCCCCAGATCGCGAAACGGCAGGAACAGCGCCGAGCGTGCGCCGACGACAAGCTGCACCTCGCCCGCACCGCAGGCCTTCCACAGCCTGCGCCGCTCGCTCTGCGTGACGCCGGAATGCCACTCGCCGGGGCGCGCGCCGAACCGCGCCTCGACCCGCGAAAGGAACTCGGAACTCAGAGCGATCTCGGGCAACAGCACCAAGGCCTGCCGCCCCTTGCGCAGACATTCCGCGACGGCCTCGAGATAAACCTCCGTCTTGCCCGATCCGGTCACGCCCTTAAGCAGCGTCGTCGAATATGCCCCGGAGCCTGCCCGCAACGCCTCCGCCGCGGCGGCCTGCGCCTCCGACAGCGCCTTGCCGGGCCGCGCCGGATCGAGCCGCGGGAAGGGCTGATCGCGCGGGACCTCCGCCTCGATCAGCGCACCAGTCTTCACCAGCCCTTTCACCACCTGCGTCGTCACCCCCGCCAGATGCGCCAACTCGCTCAGGTAAAACCCCGCGCCGCCATGCTCTTCCAGCACCTCGAGCACCCGCGCCCGCGCATCGGTCATCCGCGACGGCTCACGATCGCCCAAGCGGTAGATCTTGCGCATCCCCGGCGGATCGCCCAAGCCCGGCGCCCGCGTCGCGAGGCGCAAAACCTGCGGCAGGGGCGTCATCGTGTACTCCGCCATCCGCTCGAGAAAGATGCGCAGTTCGTCGCGCATCGGCGGCACGTCGAAGACCCGGTTCACCGCGCGCAGCTTGGCCGCGTCGAAACCGCCCTCGCCCGCCCCCCAGACCACACCCAGCACCTTGCGCGGCCCCAGCGGCACCTCGACGAAAGCGCCGTTGTAGCAGCCGCCCTCCGGCGCGCGGTAATCGAGCGGCCGCCCGATCGGCTCCGCTGTCAGCACCGCGACCCGCGCGCCCTCTTCGAACCAACCGGGTTCAGACATCGCCATGCCTTCCAACTGCACTAAATATTCCCGGGAGCGGCGAAGCCGCGGGGCTGAGCCCCTCTGGCGTTGCGACCTCTTTCACCCTCGCCGCTTTTGCGCTAACACGCTCGCGACTGCCGCCAAGGAGAGCTGCCATGAAATTCTTCGTCGATACCGCTGACACCGCCGCGATCAAGGAACTCAACGATCTGGGTATGGTCGATGGCGTGACCACCAACCCGTCGCTGATCCTGAAATCGGGCCGCAACATTCTCGAAGTCACCAAGGAAATCTGCGACATGGTCCACGGGCCGGTCTCGGCCGAAGTCGTGGCCACCGAAGCCAAGGACATGATCGAAGAAGGTATGAAGCTCGCCAAGATCGCCCCCAATATCGCGATCAAGGTGCCGCTGACCTGGGAGGGCCTGACCGCTTGCAAGGCTTTCGCATCCGAAGGCCACATGGTCAATGTCACGCTGTGCTTCTCGACCGCGCAGGCGATCCTCGCCGCGAAGGCGGGCGCGACCTTCATCTCGCCCTTCATCGGCCGCCTCGACGACATCAACCTCGACGGGATGGATCTGATCGAAGACATCCGCACGGTCTATGACAACTACGATTTCTCGACCCAGATCCTCGCCGCCTCGATCCGCTCGGTGAACCACATCAGCGACGCCGCGCGCATCGGCGCCGACGTGATCACCGCCCCGCCGGCGGTTATCAAGTCGATGGCGAACCATCCGCTGACCGACAAGGGTCTGGCCCAGTTCCTCAAGGATTGGGAAGCGACCGGCCAGAAGATCTGATCTTCCGGCGTACGTCCGAAACGGCACAGGCCCGCCTATCCGGCGGGCCTTTTTCGTCGCGGGGGCCGATTTTTGGACTGCGTCGCGATGCGCATCGTGTATGCTCGGAAAAAATGACGCATCGATGAGCGACGAGACAGGCATGACCGAACCGGCCCTCGTGGAGCAACTCCGCGACAAGATCATTTCCGACCCTGACGTGATTCTCGAGGACCGCGACCTGATGCGGGCGCTGATCGCCGCGAACGAAGCGGCGATGGGCGGCAATATCGTCGATCTGCGCGGCGCGGCCATGTCCCGGCTGGAGGCGCGGCTCGACCGGCTGGAAGACACCCACCGGTCTGTCATCGCCGCCGCCTATGAGAACCTCGCAGGTACCAACCAGATTCACCGCGCGGTTCTGCGGATGCTCGACCCGCATGACTTTCAGTCCTTCCTGTCGAATTTGGCTTCCGAAGTGGCCGAGATCCTGCGCGTCGATGCGGTGCGCCTGGTGCTCGAGAGCCACCAGAACGAGGACGACCCGGCACTTCGCCAGCTGGGCGAGGTGCTTTGCGTGGCCGAACCCGGCTTCATCACCGAATACATGCGCGGCGGGCGCGGCGGGCAGCCGCGACAGGTCGTGCTGCGCCAGACCGTTCCCGGCTCCGAGGCGATCTTCGGCGAGGCCGCGAACTGGGTGCGCTCCGAGGCGCTGATGCAGCTCGATCTGGGCGAGGGCCGGCTGCCGGGCATGCTGGTCATGGCCGCCGAGGATCCGCATCAGTTCAAACCCTCGCAGGGCACCGATCTTCTGGCCTTCTTCGCAGGCGTATTCGAACGCACGATGCGCCGCTGGCTGGATTGATGGCGGAGCCGTCCGCAGGGCTGCTAGACGCGCTCGCCGAGTGGCTGAGCCATCTGCGCGGTTTACGCGACGCGTCCGAGCATACGATCACCGCCTATCGGCGCGACGTGGCGGGCTTCCTAGGATTTCTGCAAAATCATCATGGCGAGAGCCTCGGCACCGCCCGGATCGCGCAGCTCGGCCCTTCCGACATGCGGGCATGGATGGCGCATGAGCGGTCGCGCGAGGTCTCGTCGCGCTCGCTCGCCCGCGCTCTGTCCTCGGTCAAAAGCTTCATCCGCTGGCTCGCCGATCGCGACGGGTTCGACGCGAGCCATATCCTCTCGACCCGCAGCCCGAAATATCAACGCAAGCTGCCGCGACCGCTGAACGAAGACGCCGCCGCCGAGATGATCGAACAGGTCGACACGCAAGCGATGGAGCCGTGGATCGCCGCGCGCGATGCCGCCGTGCTGACGCTGCTTTATGGCTGCGGGCTGCGGATATCCGAGGCGCTCGCGCTGCGCGCCGACGCCCACCCGCTGCCCGAGGTGCTGCGCATCCGCGGCAAGGGCGACAAAGAACGGCTGGTCCCGGTCGTCCCCGCCGCCCGCGAGGCGGTGGCCGAATACATTCGCCTGTGCCCCTACCCGGCCGAGCCGGACGCCCCCTTGTTCTACGGCGCACGCGGAAAGCCGCTCAATCCGCGGATGATTTCCAAGGCGATGGAGCGGGCGCGCATGTCGCTTGGCCTGCCTTCGACCGCGACGCCGCATGCGATGCGCCACAGCTTTGCCACGCATTTGCTGGCCGCTGGCGGCGATCTGCGCGCCATTCAGGAACTGCTGGGCCATGCGAGCCTCGGCACCACCCAGATCTACACTGCCGTCGACGCGGCGCGACTTATGGAAATCTACGACAAGAGCCATCCGCGCGCCTGAAGTTCGCTTGCCCCTGCGTCGCAAATCCGGCATCACGGACAAATGGATATCCGCATCAAAGCCCTTTTCGTCCACCTTCTGACCGCCACCGGCGCGGTGTTGTCGATGCTCGCGCTCCTCGCGGCCGCGGAAGGCCAATGGTCGATGATGTTCCTTTGGCTCGTCACCGCGTTCTTCGTTGACGGGATCGATGGTCCGCTCGCGCGGCGCTACGATGTGAAGGCGAATTTTCCGCTCTATGACGGTGTCCTGATGGACCTGATCATCGACTACCTGACCTATGTATTCATCCCTGCCTTCGCGCTGTTCCAGTCGAGCCTGCTGCCGGGATGGACGGGCTGGCTCGCGATCATCGCGATCACCTATGGCAGCGTGGTCTATTTCTCCGACACCCGGATGAAGACGAAGGACAACTCGTTTCAGGGTTTTCCGGGCGCGTGGAACATGCTTGTGCTGGTGCTGTTCGCGCTGAAGCCCGGCTATTGGACGATCCTCGTGGTGGTCGTGGCGCTTGCCATCGCGATGTTCCTGCCGCTGAAATTCATCCACCCCGTGCGCACGAAGCGCTGGCGCGTGGTCTCTCTGCCTGTGGCGCTACTGTGGACCTTCTTCGCGGGCTGGGCCGCATGGGTCGATTTCGACCCGGCGAGCTGGGCGCATTGGGGGCTGGTCGTGACCTCGTTCTACCTGCTGCTCGTCGGCATCGTGCAACAAATCGTCCCTGAACGGCGTTGACCTGCGACGGCCGCTCCGGCGGTCCGCGGCAACAGTTTTCAGGAGGCCTCATGCGTCACACTTTCGCGCTCATTGCCGTCGTGTTCTCGGCGCAGTCGGCCATCGCCGCGCCGGACTATCTCGACGACCGCTCCACCCCCGCTGCGCTGGTCCGCTCGCTCTATAACGCGATCTCGCTGCATCAATACGCCCGCGCCTGGAGCTATTACGCCGATCCGGAAGAGGATGGCGATTATGCGGATTTCGCGAGAGGCTACGCCGACACGGCGGAGGCCTCGGTCACGGTCGGCCCCATGACGTCGGAAGGCGCGGCCGGCTCTATCTACACGACTCTCGCGGTGACGGTGACCGCCCGGACGCGTGACGGAAAGACCGAGAGCTTCGGGGGCTGTTACGTGGTGCGCCAGATTCAACCCGCGATCCAGGAACCGCCCTTCACGCCGCTGCAGATCACGGACGGGTACCTCGTGGCGCGATCTTCGGACGAGGCCATGCCCGTAAGCTGCGACGCCGACGGTCGGCCGCGGTTCTGAGCACTCAGACCCGCGTCAGCACCACGCCCGAGACGATCAGCAGCGCGGCAAGCGCTTTCGTAACCCGCATCTTCTCGCCGAAAACGAGCCAACCGATCAGCACCGCGAACAGGATCGAGGTCTCGCGCAGGGTCGCGACCAGCGCGATCGGCGCGCGGGTCATCGCCCAGATCGAGATCGCGTAAGCCCCGTAAGACGCCGCAGCCCCGAGCGTCGCGATTCCCCATTCGCGCGGCACGGCGCGCAGCATCGCGGTGCCGCGCTGCGCCAGCATACCTGAGGCGAAGAGCACGCCACCCAACACCATGATCCACCCGACGTAGCCCACCGGCTCGCCCGATATGCGCGCGCCCATCCCGTCGACCAGCGTGTAGGTCGCAGTCGCGAGTGCCGAGCCCATCGCGTAGGGCAGCAGACGGCGACTCTCGCCATCGGTGAACACGCCGCGCGCCATCAAGGCGATGCCGAGGCCCAGCACAGCGATCCCGGCATATTCGAGCCCGCTCATCGCGTCGATCGCCAAGGCGGCGGAGACGACCGCCACCATCATCGGCGCGGTTCCACGCGCGATCGGATAGACCCGGCTCAGGTCGCCCTGCTCATAGGCATGGGCGAGGAAGAACTTGTAGCCAAAATGGATGACGCCCGCGGCGAGGATCCAGCCCAGCGCGGCACTGTCCGGCAGCGGTCGCGACAGGGCGACCGCCAGGCCGATCACCGCCTCGGCAATCGACAGCATCACCATCGCACGGATTTTCGAGCCACCAAGCCGGATCAGCGCGTTCCACAGGGCGTGCAGAAAGGCCGCGCCCAGCACCGCCGCCATGATCGTCAAACTCATTTCCGCGCCCTTCCCTGCCCGACCGACAATCGGTAGCTCCGGGCCACGACAAGGGCAAGCGGCCTCGCACCGTGCTGAGATGTCTGGCCTCGCCGCAACGGCTTCTCTCCGCGCGGGGCGCACGAAGAAACTAGGGAAGGGGCTACGGCGCTCTCGAGTCAACCGACATGCGAGGAATGCGACCGAATGATACAGTGAATCGGAAACTTCGTCCCAAGGCGGCAACCCCGCCGCGGGTCTGGAAAGCGGTGCCGTCCGCCGAACTCCCAGGTTGCAAGAAGGGGCGCGCGAAGGGATTGCGGAACGCAGCGCACTCGGGCTATGGGCGACCCATGCCCAGATATGCCTTGAAAATCGAATATGACGGGGGCCCCTTTGCCGGGTGGCAACGTCAGGCCGATCAGCCTTCGGTGCAAGGCGCGGTCGAGGACGCTTTGGCGAAGCTCGAACCCGGCCCCCACACGATCGCCGCGGCGGGACGCACCGATGCGGGCGTTCATGCGACCGGGCAGGTGGCCCATGCCGATCTGAAGAAGGATTGGGACCCGTTCCGACTTTCGGAAGCGCTGAATTATCATCTCCGCCCCGCGCCGGTGGCGATACTCGCCTGCGCCCGGGTCGACGACGAGTTCCACGCCCGGTTCTCGGCGCAGGAGCGGCGCTACCTGTTCCGGCTCGTGCAACGTCGTGCGCCGACGACCCATGACCGCGGTCTGGTCTGGCGCGTGCAGAACCCGCTGGACGTGGAGGCGATGCGCGAAGGCGCGTCGCATCTGATCGGGCACCATGATTTCACGACGTTTCGTTCGACCATGTGCCAATCGAAATCGCCGGTCAAAACGCTCGACGAGATCCGGATCGAAGAACATGACATTCTACATGGGCGCGAGGTGCGGTTTCATTTGCGCGCTCGCAGCTTCCTGCACAATCAGGTCCGTTCGATCGTCGGCACGCTGGAGCGGGTCGGTGCTGGCTCCTGGCCGGCCGAGCGCGTCGCCGAAGCGCTCGCCGCCCGCGACCGCGCCGCATGCGGTCCGGTCTGTCCGCCGCAGGGCCTCTATCTAAGCGCCGTCGGCTATCCCCGCGATCCCTTCGGCTGACACGGTCTGGCCCCCGGCCGGGGCGCGCGGCATCGGCAGCTGAGTTGGAAGCGAGGTCTTGCGCTTTTCCATCGGGGCGATGCTCCGACTTTCCTTCATCGCGCGCGTGACCTGGCTTGCCATTGCTCCGCTTCGCCTGCGAGGCGTGATCTCGAAATTCTGCGCTTTTTGAATATCAGCGTCAGGCCCTCCGGGCACCTGAACGACAGGCGAAGCAGGGTCGTCGCCCTCCAACCGTTGCAGACGCGAGATGATCTCATCCAGCCGCGCCGCGCAACGCTGCCCCAAGGCAGCGTCGAGATAGCGCAGAAACATGGCGGTCTCGCGTCTCGAGAGATGGGGGACGGGGACATCTCGAATCTTCGGATGTGCGGTCGCTTGGCTACGCGCGCCGGTCACCGGAGCTTCATGCAATTTCTCGCCCGGACGCAGGCCGATAGGCAAAAGCTCGATATCGCCTTCTGGACAGTCCGGTCCGCGAAGGCGCAACCCGCGCGCTTCGACCATCTGCCGGGCGAGATCGCCGATCCGGATCGGCGCGCCCATGTCGAGTGCATAGACCCGTCCTGCGCCGTCCCAACGCCCTGCGATCAGCACAAGCCGCGCGGCCTCGGCGATCGTCATGAAGTAACGCGTGGCCTCGGGATCGGTGAGCGTGATCGGCCCACCCTGCGCGATCTGTCGCTCGAATATCGGCACGACCGACCCGGATGAGCCGAGCACATTCCCGAAGCGCACGATGGAGAAGACGGTCGCGCCCGCACGGCGCGCAAGATCCTGCACGACCAATTCGGCCATTCGTTTAGACGCCCCCATGACCGAGCGGGGCGCGATCGCCTTGTCGCTCGAAATCAGCACGAAACGCGTAACTTTCGCGGCACGGGCGGCGCGCGCGAGACAGACCGTGGCGGCGACGTTATTCGCGCATCCCGAGAAGGGATTCTGCTCGACCAGAACGACATGTTTGTAGGCGGCGGCGTGGAATACGACGTCGATCGTTTCGCGCGCGAATATCTCATGCACCAGCGCCGCATCCGCTGCAGAGCCGAGCCGCGTGACAAGTTCGGTGCCCGCGCGCTCCGCCAGCGGGCTCAGGTCGGAGAGGATTGTGAAGAGCGCCTTTTCCGATAGCTCGAGAAGGACCAGTTTCGCCGGACGACAGGCGAGTATCTGGTGGCAAAGCTCCGCCCCGATGGAACCGCCCGCCCCCGAGATGAGCATGGTTTTGCCGCAGTAGAACTCCGCGTCGGGCGGATCGTCTTCCGTGATCTCGGAACGACCAAGCCACCGTTCGGAGCGCACCGGCTGCAGCCGCGCGGCGAGATCGGCGCCACCGACCAGAAGCGCGAAATCCGGCAATGCCTCGCAGCGCAGTCCGAGGGCCGAGAGGTCTCGCGCCAGCGCGGCCTTGCGCGGCGTGGGCAGGAGCGGGTCGGCGAGAACGACGCGATCGACGTTGAACTTGCGGATCAATGCCTCGCGCGTCACGTGGCCGAGAACCGGAACCCCGTCCAAGGTCGCACCGCGCAGAACCGGGCTGTCATCGAGAAACGCGCAGGTCAGGAAACCGGATCGATCGCGCAACGCCCGCGCCAGCGCGAGCCCCTCCGGGGTCGCGCCGTAGATTGCGATGCGCGAGACGACGTACGAGCGGCGATACAGCACTGCGGTCAGCCCCAGAAGAGCCCAGCGTTGAGCCACGAGGCCAGACAGGAACGCGCCCCCGAAGAAGAATGCGATCGCGCCACCTCGCCATCCAGGACTGATCCAGAGGGCAAATACCAGAAGGCAGGAGACACCCAATGCCTTCCCCGCCCCATCCCTTGCGAAGTCCTTCAGGGGCAAGCGGGCAAGACCGGTGCCGAGGCTCACTGATGCGGCGACGATACCCCCCACCGTCAGAAAGATCGGCGAAGGGAGCCCAAGGCTCCATCCCGGCGACGTGGTTGCGAAATGCATTGCTGCGGCAAGGCATCCTATCGCCAGAAGCGCATCGAGCGCCGCGATGACAGCCGCCTTTCGCGGGCGCGACAATGCGATCAGCCGCGTCGCGATCTTGTCGGTGAGCACCGAACTCATGCGCGCGCTCCGCGCAGGGTTTGCCAGATCAGCGCGAGATCGAGCCAGCACGAGGCCCGACGTTGGTACAGCAGATCAAGCCGCGCTTTCTGTGGAACGCAGACGCGGTCATAGATCCGCCGCGCCTCCTCCGCGGAACGACACGATGCCATCAGCCGCGCCTCTTTCGCGGCGAACTGCACGCTCGCAAGCCCGGTGATCCCCGGCGGACTTGTAAGCACCTGTGCGTAAAGCGCGGGGAATCGCTCCACCACCTCGCGCAGCGGCGGGCGCGGTCCGACGAAGCTCATGTCGCCGCGCAGCACGTTCCATATTTGCGGCAATTCATCCGCGTGGCAGCGGCGCAACAGCCGGCCAAGCGGCGTAATCCGTCCGGCTTTATGTCCGCCGGAGACGCCGTAATCGCCGGGATCCGCCGCCATCGTGCGAAACTTCCACATGCGGAAGCTACGCGTGGGACTGTGCATCCGCTCACCCC
It includes:
- a CDS encoding twin transmembrane helix small protein, producing the protein MRNDPLFYIVAVASLAVLVILMIGIAGFGRGGDFNKKHANKLMRLRIAAQAVAIALILLFVYLRKGG
- a CDS encoding cob(I)yrinic acid a,c-diamide adenosyltransferase — its product is MVVLNRIYTRTGDAGETALSNGVRVAKHSARVTAYGTVDELNATVGIARLHADEALQKQLSVIQNDLFDLGADLARPDMEHDDEAGYPVLRMVESQVTRLETEIDAMNKKLEPLRSFILPGGTALAAHLHMSRTVARRAEREAVSLAAIEGVNEWAVKYLNRLSDWFFVAARIANDDGKDDVLWVPGANR
- a CDS encoding primosomal protein N'; this translates as MSEPGWFEEGARVAVLTAEPIGRPLDYRAPEGGCYNGAFVEVPLGPRKVLGVVWGAGEGGFDAAKLRAVNRVFDVPPMRDELRIFLERMAEYTMTPLPQVLRLATRAPGLGDPPGMRKIYRLGDREPSRMTDARARVLEVLEEHGGAGFYLSELAHLAGVTTQVVKGLVKTGALIEAEVPRDQPFPRLDPARPGKALSEAQAAAAEALRAGSGAYSTTLLKGVTGSGKTEVYLEAVAECLRKGRQALVLLPEIALSSEFLSRVEARFGARPGEWHSGVTQSERRRLWKACGAGEVQLVVGARSALFLPFRDLGLIVVDEEHDSSYKQEEGVLYNARDMAVLRASGCSAQVVLASATPSLETWANAEAGKYQRLDLGARFGTAELPEMGTIDMRDEAIESAHWIGPTLVKEVLARVAEGQQAMLFLNRRGYAPVTICRACGHQIGCDHCDARMVEHRFLKRLVCHQCGETKPIPVKCPSCEVEGKLAPVGPGVERLAEEVAERFPDARLAVLSSDLFGSARALKEKIAEIAQGEADIIIGTQIVAKGHNFPRLTLVGVIDADLGLQGSDLRAAEKTFQLMRQVAGRAGRAEEKGAALLQTYQPEHPVIRAILGGDEEAFWAQEAAARQAQGVPPYGRMAGIILSGPDLQPLFEIGNHLARNDAALRRIGAQVFGPAPAPIARVRGRHRVRMLVKAEKSAPLQGALKAWLKGLKLPTNVRLAVDIDPQSFL
- the fsa gene encoding fructose-6-phosphate aldolase, giving the protein MKFFVDTADTAAIKELNDLGMVDGVTTNPSLILKSGRNILEVTKEICDMVHGPVSAEVVATEAKDMIEEGMKLAKIAPNIAIKVPLTWEGLTACKAFASEGHMVNVTLCFSTAQAILAAKAGATFISPFIGRLDDINLDGMDLIEDIRTVYDNYDFSTQILAASIRSVNHISDAARIGADVITAPPAVIKSMANHPLTDKGLAQFLKDWEATGQKI
- a CDS encoding DUF484 family protein → MSDETGMTEPALVEQLRDKIISDPDVILEDRDLMRALIAANEAAMGGNIVDLRGAAMSRLEARLDRLEDTHRSVIAAAYENLAGTNQIHRAVLRMLDPHDFQSFLSNLASEVAEILRVDAVRLVLESHQNEDDPALRQLGEVLCVAEPGFITEYMRGGRGGQPRQVVLRQTVPGSEAIFGEAANWVRSEALMQLDLGEGRLPGMLVMAAEDPHQFKPSQGTDLLAFFAGVFERTMRRWLD
- a CDS encoding tyrosine recombinase XerC; protein product: MAEPSAGLLDALAEWLSHLRGLRDASEHTITAYRRDVAGFLGFLQNHHGESLGTARIAQLGPSDMRAWMAHERSREVSSRSLARALSSVKSFIRWLADRDGFDASHILSTRSPKYQRKLPRPLNEDAAAEMIEQVDTQAMEPWIAARDAAVLTLLYGCGLRISEALALRADAHPLPEVLRIRGKGDKERLVPVVPAAREAVAEYIRLCPYPAEPDAPLFYGARGKPLNPRMISKAMERARMSLGLPSTATPHAMRHSFATHLLAAGGDLRAIQELLGHASLGTTQIYTAVDAARLMEIYDKSHPRA
- a CDS encoding CDP-alcohol phosphatidyltransferase family protein, which encodes MDIRIKALFVHLLTATGAVLSMLALLAAAEGQWSMMFLWLVTAFFVDGIDGPLARRYDVKANFPLYDGVLMDLIIDYLTYVFIPAFALFQSSLLPGWTGWLAIIAITYGSVVYFSDTRMKTKDNSFQGFPGAWNMLVLVLFALKPGYWTILVVVVALAIAMFLPLKFIHPVRTKRWRVVSLPVALLWTFFAGWAAWVDFDPASWAHWGLVVTSFYLLLVGIVQQIVPERR
- a CDS encoding DMT family transporter, with the translated sequence MSLTIMAAVLGAAFLHALWNALIRLGGSKIRAMVMLSIAEAVIGLAVALSRPLPDSAALGWILAAGVIHFGYKFFLAHAYEQGDLSRVYPIARGTAPMMVAVVSAALAIDAMSGLEYAGIAVLGLGIALMARGVFTDGESRRLLPYAMGSALATATYTLVDGMGARISGEPVGYVGWIMVLGGVLFASGMLAQRGTAMLRAVPREWGIATLGAAASYGAYAISIWAMTRAPIALVATLRETSILFAVLIGWLVFGEKMRVTKALAALLIVSGVVLTRV
- the truA gene encoding tRNA pseudouridine(38-40) synthase TruA, coding for MPRYALKIEYDGGPFAGWQRQADQPSVQGAVEDALAKLEPGPHTIAAAGRTDAGVHATGQVAHADLKKDWDPFRLSEALNYHLRPAPVAILACARVDDEFHARFSAQERRYLFRLVQRRAPTTHDRGLVWRVQNPLDVEAMREGASHLIGHHDFTTFRSTMCQSKSPVKTLDEIRIEEHDILHGREVRFHLRARSFLHNQVRSIVGTLERVGAGSWPAERVAEALAARDRAACGPVCPPQGLYLSAVGYPRDPFG
- a CDS encoding polysaccharide biosynthesis protein encodes the protein MSSVLTDKIATRLIALSRPRKAAVIAALDALLAIGCLAAAMHFATTSPGWSLGLPSPIFLTVGGIVAASVSLGTGLARLPLKDFARDGAGKALGVSCLLVFALWISPGWRGGAIAFFFGGAFLSGLVAQRWALLGLTAVLYRRSYVVSRIAIYGATPEGLALARALRDRSGFLTCAFLDDSPVLRGATLDGVPVLGHVTREALIRKFNVDRVVLADPLLPTPRKAALARDLSALGLRCEALPDFALLVGGADLAARLQPVRSERWLGRSEITEDDPPDAEFYCGKTMLISGAGGSIGAELCHQILACRPAKLVLLELSEKALFTILSDLSPLAERAGTELVTRLGSAADAALVHEIFARETIDVVFHAAAYKHVVLVEQNPFSGCANNVAATVCLARAARAAKVTRFVLISSDKAIAPRSVMGASKRMAELVVQDLARRAGATVFSIVRFGNVLGSSGSVVPIFERQIAQGGPITLTDPEATRYFMTIAEAARLVLIAGRWDGAGRVYALDMGAPIRIGDLARQMVEARGLRLRGPDCPEGDIELLPIGLRPGEKLHEAPVTGARSQATAHPKIRDVPVPHLSRRETAMFLRYLDAALGQRCAARLDEIISRLQRLEGDDPASPVVQVPGGPDADIQKAQNFEITPRRRSGAMASQVTRAMKESRSIAPMEKRKTSLPTQLPMPRAPAGGQTVSAEGIAGIADGA
- a CDS encoding sugar transferase gives rise to the protein MTQVRRRRKRLFDLTLAMLALPMVVPLIALVWLVIAMVQGRPWFHGGERMHSPTRSFRMWKFRTMAADPGDYGVSGGHKAGRITPLGRLLRRCHADELPQIWNVLRGDMSFVGPRPPLREVVERFPALYAQVLTSPPGITGLASVQFAAKEARLMASCRSAEEARRIYDRVCVPQKARLDLLYQRRASCWLDLALIWQTLRGARA